The sequence GCTGAGATACTGTGGCAAAGGCTGCCGATCAGTGGCAGTAGTAGTATCTAAATTTGGTTTGAAAGAGGTTAAAGAGGAGTTGGGCCATGCAATCCAGGAATTCTGGAAAGAAAACCCTCAGCATCAAAAACCGGCTCCCGATATAAAATACCAATATGCTTATAACGAGGCAGTTCAGAGAAATCAACTTTGGCTTGAAGACTTTTTAATACAAGAATCTGAAGAACTACCTGAGATTGATTTTACGGTGAACTGGGTGAAGGGAGGAGAGGATAAAGTCAAAGAGTTAAAGGCTTCTTTTGGTAAGAAACTACAGTCGGTTTATATAACTGGAGAAGATAGTGACGTTTCAGAAATCGAGGAGCTTTCAAAAGCTCAACGCCCGCCTATTTTCTGGAAGCCGGATGGGGTGGATGTTATCAAAGAGCTAGTCAAGTAAATCTTACCCATCCCATAAATCAAGGTTCAAAAAAAAAGTGGAACCTTGATTAGAAGGATTTTTGGATTGCCATGATTGGTTTTTACATCCCCTCAATATAATCCCCAAACTTCCAGTTCGATTTGAAGTCGTTAGTGAGTCCCTGATCCGTCATTAATGCTTTCACCATGGCAACAGGAATACTTCCATTTTGCAGGATAAAATCATGGAATTCTTTTTCACTCATTTCTCCTGATTCTACCAATTCCAGTCGCAAAGAATAAAACTGCATGGCACCAACCATATAGGCGATTTGATACAGCGGTCCGTAGTTACCTTCAAAAGATCGGCGGACTTCAGCCTCCGCATTGGCATATTCATGGCCGACTTTATCCACGAGGTAGTCAATACATTCCTGTGGGGACCAATTTCCTAAATGATAGTTCAGAGAAAAAACAATTCGGGCAGCCCGGTGCATTCTCCAGTACAACATGCCAATTTTGTCTTCCGGATTATTGGGGAAATCTTTTTCCCAAAGAACAAATTCCCAATACAAAGCCCAGCCTTCGGTCCAGAAAGGGGTGCGAAAATTTTGGCGATGGGTTTCGTATCGGCGGTTCATAAACTGTTGCAGGTGGTGTCCGGGAATCAATTCATGATGAACAACGGCTTTCGAAAAGTGAGGGTTATTGCCACGCATACTCATCATTTTTTCATCATGAGTCATAGTATTTGTAGGGTAAGCAATACGCACAACTTCACCGCCTAAAAAGAAGGGGGCTATTTTCTGCCATTCCGGACTTAACATCACCATTCTCCAGCTTTCTTTTGCAACAGGAGGGATGGTTAACAGGTCTCTTTCTTCCAAAAAAGTAACGGCTTCCTCGGCAAGATCCTTAACAAGAGGCGGTTGCTCTCCGGCCGGCACATACGTTTTTTTGACGTGCTCCAAAGCTGCCTTCCAGTCATCGCCATACCCAATTTCGCGAGATGCTTTAAGCATTTCATTGTACGTCCAGGCATATTGCTCATTGGCGATATCAATCAGTTGCTGAGGATTGTAGGAAATCATCTCAAAACCTAATCGTCTGATAATTTCTTCTTCCCCAATCGGGCTTCCCACGATTCCGCTTTCATCGGTCTGCTCTTTCTCCTGATCAAAGTGATTCTGAACAGCCTCTTCATATTCTTCGAGTGATGTTTCTAAGGCATTGAAAGGTTCTTCTACCCACCAGGTAAAGTCAGGATCGTAGCCATAATAGAATTCATAAGCCTCTTCGATGGCTTCTCTTCGTTCTTCAATGATATTGGCTAGAAAGCCCGCATCTTTTTTTGAGAAGACGGTGGTGTTTTTCAAAGCGGCATGTAGAGCTTCGGTTTCAGTATTCCACGCATTGAACCAGTTCGCTACTTGTTTGCCTTCCATAGAAACGCCGGATCTTCTTTGGGTAATGAAATCCATAACGGATTGGGGGGCAGGGATATATTTTTTGAGTTCATTAAATCTCTTTTGATCTGCCTGAAGGAAATACTGAGAACGTTCGAGGTCGTTTTTTAAAAGGAGGTAGTCAACTTGAGAAGATCGATCCAATTCGCGAAAATTGATTTCACCTAAGCGGTTCAGCCAATCACTATATAAATCAGAAAAGCGGGATATATACTGCTCTGAATGTTCAACGGCATACTTTCTTGAAAGAGCTCCGGCATCTTCACGATAGATGGTAATTAAGTCTTCCACTGAAGACGATACCTGAGCTGATAGCTCTTTTTGAGGAGTGAATGCCAGAACGGCGGCGACTGAGAATAGAATTAAATTCTGCATAGATAAATGATAGCTTGAAAATTGACTGATCTATATAAAGAAAAATATAGCAGAACTGCTATGGATGGGTGTAAAATGATTTTTTTCAAAGAAAAGAAATTGAGGTAATCATTTAATCCTACCAATCAAGTTCAAATACCGTGTGTAAGAATTGTATCAGTTGTTGAACCATGATTTATTGGATTATAGGATATCCATGGTTATATCATTTACAACCTGCAATTATCCACAAAATCCATTTCAAAGGTTAGGTAGGATTGTCTTATCTTTCAGGCTCCTAAAATTTTGAAATTCAAAAACGCTTAAATGCACTCCTACAAACCGGAAAACATCGAGACCAAATGGCAAAAGTACTGGCTCGAGAATAAGACCTTTGAAACACCTACCGACAAGTCGAAGCCTAAGTATTATGTGCTGGATATGTTCCCATATCCAAGTGGAGCGGGGCTGCATGTTGGTCACCCCGAAGGTTATACGGCTACGGATATTATTGCCCGTTACAAGCGTATGAAAGGCTTTAATGTGTTGCACCCGATTGGCTGGGATGCATTTGGATTGCCTGCGGAACAGTATGCGGTTAAAACCGGCACGCACCCGCGCATCACCACAGAGAAAAACGTCAATAAATTTCGGGAGCAACTACAGGCTATCGGCTTTAGTTATGATTGGGATCGTGAAGTGAATACCACCGATCCGGATTACTACAAATGGACGCAGTGGATTTTCCTTCAGCTCTATAAAAAGGGATTGGCTTACGAAGATGAAGTAGCCGTAAACTGGTGTCCAGAGTTGGGAACCGTACTTGCCAATGAGGAAGTAATTGACGGGAAAAGCGAAGTCGGTGGTTATCCCGTTGTCCGCAAACCGATGCGGCAGTGGGTGTTGAAGATCACGGAGTATGCTGAAGAACTATTGCAGGATTTAGAAGATCTGGACTGGCCGGAATCGCTCAAGGAAATGCAGCGTAACTGGATTGGGAAATCAATTGGAGCTGAAGTTGATTTCAAGATTGCCGGTCATGAAGAGAGAATAAAAGTATTTACAACTCGCCCTGACACTATCTTTGGGGCTACATATATGGTATTGGCTCCTGAGCATAATCTGGTCAAGAAAATAACTACTGAAGAACAAAAGCAGGCCATTGCTGATTATCAGGAAGAAGCAGCTAAGAAATCTGATCTGGAGCGACAGGAACTCAGCAAAGATAAAACCGGCGCTTTTACCGGGGCCTATGCTATCAATCCAGCCAATGGGAAAGAGATTCCGATTTGGATTGCTGACTACGTGTTGGCAAGCTATGGAACCGGAGCCATTATGGCTGTTCCCGGGCAGGATGAACGTGACTGGGAATTTGCTGAAAAATTTGATCTTGAAATCGTTCGTACTGTTGAGCCTCCTGAAGATTTTGATGGAAAAGCCTACACTGGTGAAGGACCAGCGATCAATAGTGAATTCTTGAATGGATTGAATATTGAGGATGCCAAGAAAAAAATTATTCTTTGGCTGGAAGGAAAAGGAGCAGGTACAAAATCTGTGAATTACAAACTTCGTGACTGGTTGTTTTCACGCCAGCGCTATTGGGGAGAGCCTTTCCCAATCATTCATGTGGATGGCGAACATAAAGCACTGCCGGAATCAGAACTGCCTGTTACCCTTCCTGAAGTTGACAAATATCAGCCAACAGGAGATGGAGAACCCCCACTAGCAAATGCCAAGGAATGGATTGAAACTACCGATCCTAAAACCGGCAAAACAGCCATTCGGGAAACCAACACCATGCCTCAGTGGGCGGGCTCATGCTGGTATTATCTCAGATACATTAGTCCTGAATTTGACGGAGGTCCCGTAGATCCGGATTACGAAAATTATTGGATGCCGGTCGATCTGTATGTCGGAGGAGCAGAACACGCCGTACTTCATTTACTCTATGCCCGATTCTGGCATAAAGTGCTGCATGATATTGGAGTAGTATCTACAAAAGAACCATTTCAGAAACTGGTAAATCAGGGGATGATACTCGGTGAAATGGAGTTCACCGGTCCCGATGGAAAAAAAGTAGATGATAGCAAGGTAGAGAAGAAAGGCGATGATTTTGTTTTAAAAGGAACGGATACAAAGTTAGAAGCCCGAGCTCATAAAATGTCTAAAAGCCGTGGCAATGTGATCAACCCGGATAATATCATTGCGCAATATGGAGCTGATTCTCTTCGGTTGTATGAAATGTTTATGGGCCCACTGGAGCAGGTCAAACCCTGGAGTACCAAAGGTGTGGAAG comes from Balneola sp. and encodes:
- a CDS encoding leucine--tRNA ligase, whose protein sequence is MHSYKPENIETKWQKYWLENKTFETPTDKSKPKYYVLDMFPYPSGAGLHVGHPEGYTATDIIARYKRMKGFNVLHPIGWDAFGLPAEQYAVKTGTHPRITTEKNVNKFREQLQAIGFSYDWDREVNTTDPDYYKWTQWIFLQLYKKGLAYEDEVAVNWCPELGTVLANEEVIDGKSEVGGYPVVRKPMRQWVLKITEYAEELLQDLEDLDWPESLKEMQRNWIGKSIGAEVDFKIAGHEERIKVFTTRPDTIFGATYMVLAPEHNLVKKITTEEQKQAIADYQEEAAKKSDLERQELSKDKTGAFTGAYAINPANGKEIPIWIADYVLASYGTGAIMAVPGQDERDWEFAEKFDLEIVRTVEPPEDFDGKAYTGEGPAINSEFLNGLNIEDAKKKIILWLEGKGAGTKSVNYKLRDWLFSRQRYWGEPFPIIHVDGEHKALPESELPVTLPEVDKYQPTGDGEPPLANAKEWIETTDPKTGKTAIRETNTMPQWAGSCWYYLRYISPEFDGGPVDPDYENYWMPVDLYVGGAEHAVLHLLYARFWHKVLHDIGVVSTKEPFQKLVNQGMILGEMEFTGPDGKKVDDSKVEKKGDDFVLKGTDTKLEARAHKMSKSRGNVINPDNIIAQYGADSLRLYEMFMGPLEQVKPWSTKGVEGVNRFLNRVWRLLVDEDSGEISDKVKDIEAEKKHLKPLHEAIKKVSEDIENLRFNTGISALMIFVNEANGWDEVPLSVAKEFVQILNPFAPHITEELWRMLGNEDTLAYEDWPQFNEEYLKADSITYPVQINGKVRADIEVDADKAKDKDYVLGLAKEEENVAKYLEEGNLVKEIFVPGRIVNLVVK
- a CDS encoding DUF885 domain-containing protein → MQNLILFSVAAVLAFTPQKELSAQVSSSVEDLITIYREDAGALSRKYAVEHSEQYISRFSDLYSDWLNRLGEINFRELDRSSQVDYLLLKNDLERSQYFLQADQKRFNELKKYIPAPQSVMDFITQRRSGVSMEGKQVANWFNAWNTETEALHAALKNTTVFSKKDAGFLANIIEERREAIEEAYEFYYGYDPDFTWWVEEPFNALETSLEEYEEAVQNHFDQEKEQTDESGIVGSPIGEEEIIRRLGFEMISYNPQQLIDIANEQYAWTYNEMLKASREIGYGDDWKAALEHVKKTYVPAGEQPPLVKDLAEEAVTFLEERDLLTIPPVAKESWRMVMLSPEWQKIAPFFLGGEVVRIAYPTNTMTHDEKMMSMRGNNPHFSKAVVHHELIPGHHLQQFMNRRYETHRQNFRTPFWTEGWALYWEFVLWEKDFPNNPEDKIGMLYWRMHRAARIVFSLNYHLGNWSPQECIDYLVDKVGHEYANAEAEVRRSFEGNYGPLYQIAYMVGAMQFYSLRLELVESGEMSEKEFHDFILQNGSIPVAMVKALMTDQGLTNDFKSNWKFGDYIEGM